In Streptococcus oralis, a single window of DNA contains:
- a CDS encoding CHAP domain-containing protein, with protein MTFFKSGVKKSKCTQLGVGLATLFVTGTFLFGGESVQADSVARGDDYPLHYKNGSVEIDQWRMYSRQCTSFAAFRLSSVNGFEIPPAYGNANEWGHRARREGYRVDTKPEVGAIAWSTEGYYGHVAWVSNVSGDTIEIEEYNYGVREKYNRRKVKANSMTGFIHFRDLSASHSAGENAHSSELPSSGTIVFTEKSPIMDQPSSTGQVIDYYYAGESVSYDQVLEKDGYKWLGYLSYSGARRYVQYTKLSNTEKGWKKEGGSWYYRENGKLATGWKKVNGNWYHLKENGAMSTGWVKDGSHWYYLKASGEMQTGWLKDKGTWYYLEESGRMKASQWFQVSGKHYYVDASGALAVNTIIDGYRLDSDGVRIGSVS; from the coding sequence ATGACGTTTTTTAAATCAGGAGTTAAGAAGAGTAAATGTACTCAGTTGGGTGTAGGGCTGGCTACTTTGTTCGTTACGGGTACCTTTTTGTTTGGTGGGGAATCGGTTCAGGCTGACAGTGTAGCGCGTGGAGATGACTATCCGCTTCACTACAAAAATGGTAGTGTTGAAATCGATCAGTGGCGGATGTATTCTCGCCAGTGTACGTCTTTTGCAGCCTTTCGTTTGAGTAGTGTAAATGGCTTTGAGATTCCTCCTGCCTACGGAAATGCGAATGAATGGGGACATCGTGCAAGGCGAGAAGGCTACCGTGTGGATACTAAGCCAGAAGTTGGGGCTATTGCTTGGTCGACAGAAGGTTATTATGGGCACGTGGCCTGGGTATCAAATGTATCGGGAGATACGATTGAGATCGAAGAGTATAATTACGGGGTTCGAGAAAAGTATAACCGTCGAAAAGTCAAGGCTAATTCGATGACAGGTTTTATTCATTTTAGGGATTTATCTGCTAGCCATAGTGCGGGTGAGAATGCTCATAGCTCAGAGCTTCCGTCTAGTGGGACAATAGTATTCACGGAGAAATCGCCGATTATGGACCAACCGTCAAGTACAGGACAGGTTATTGACTACTATTATGCTGGTGAGAGTGTGAGTTATGATCAAGTTCTTGAAAAGGATGGTTATAAGTGGCTCGGTTATCTATCCTACAGTGGTGCTAGAAGATATGTGCAGTATACAAAGTTAAGCAATACAGAGAAAGGCTGGAAAAAAGAAGGAGGGAGTTGGTATTACCGAGAGAATGGTAAGCTAGCAACAGGATGGAAAAAAGTTAATGGCAATTGGTATCATTTAAAAGAAAATGGGGCCATGTCAACTGGCTGGGTTAAGGATGGCTCTCACTGGTATTATCTAAAGGCTTCGGGTGAGATGCAGACGGGATGGCTTAAAGACAAGGGAACTTGGTATTACTTAGAGGAATCTGGCCGGATGAAAGCTAGTCAATGGTTCCAAGTCTCGGGTAAACATTACTATGTTGATGCTTCGGGAGCCTTAGCTGTTAATACGATTATTGATGGCTACAGACTAGACAGTGATGGGGTAAGGATAGGAAGTGTTTCTTAA
- the dnaB gene encoding replicative DNA helicase: protein MAEVEELRVQPQDILAEQSVLGAIFIDESKLVFVREYIDSRDFFKYAHRLIFQAMVDLSDRGEAIDATTVRTILDSQGDLQNIGGLSYLVEIVNSVPTSANAEYYAKIVAEKAMLRRLISKLTESVNQAYEASKPADEIIAQAEKGLIDVSENANRSGFKNIRDILNINFGNLEVRSQQTTDITGIATGYRELDHMTTGLHEEELIILAARPAVGKTAFALNIAQNIGTKLDKTVAIFSLEMGAESLVDRMLAAEGLVESHSIRTGQLTDEEWQKYTIAQGNLANASIYIDDTPGIRITEIRSRSRKLAQETGNLGLILIDYLQLITGTGRENRQQEVSEISRQLKILAKELKVPVIALSQLSRGVEQRQDKRPVLSDIRESGSIEQDADIVAFLYRDDYYDRAGEEEEGIPNNKVEVIIEKNRSGARGTVELIFQKEYNKFSSISKREA, encoded by the coding sequence ATGGCAGAAGTAGAGGAACTGCGAGTTCAACCTCAGGATATTTTAGCAGAACAATCTGTTCTGGGGGCTATTTTTATAGATGAGAGTAAGCTCGTTTTTGTCCGAGAATACATTGATTCTCGTGACTTCTTTAAGTATGCTCATCGGTTGATTTTCCAAGCGATGGTAGATTTGTCGGATCGTGGGGAAGCAATTGATGCGACGACAGTTCGAACGATTTTGGATAGCCAAGGGGATCTCCAAAATATTGGTGGCTTGTCTTATCTTGTTGAAATTGTCAACTCGGTACCAACTTCAGCGAATGCGGAATATTATGCTAAAATTGTAGCCGAAAAGGCTATGCTTCGTCGCTTGATTTCCAAGTTGACAGAGTCTGTCAACCAAGCCTATGAAGCTTCTAAGCCTGCAGATGAAATCATCGCTCAAGCAGAAAAGGGACTCATTGATGTTAGCGAAAACGCCAATCGTAGTGGGTTCAAGAACATCCGAGATATTCTAAATATCAACTTTGGAAACCTAGAAGTTCGGTCACAACAAACAACGGACATCACAGGTATTGCAACGGGTTATCGAGAGTTGGACCATATGACAACAGGTCTCCACGAGGAGGAGTTGATTATCCTAGCGGCACGTCCAGCGGTTGGTAAGACAGCCTTTGCCTTAAATATTGCTCAGAACATCGGGACCAAGTTGGATAAGACTGTAGCTATTTTTTCACTGGAAATGGGTGCAGAAAGCCTAGTAGACCGTATGTTGGCAGCAGAAGGTTTGGTGGAGTCTCATTCTATTCGTACGGGTCAATTGACTGATGAGGAGTGGCAAAAGTATACCATTGCTCAAGGGAATCTAGCCAACGCGAGTATCTATATCGATGATACACCAGGGATTCGGATCACGGAAATTCGTTCGCGCTCACGCAAACTGGCTCAAGAAACTGGAAATCTTGGTTTGATTTTGATTGACTACCTACAGCTTATCACAGGAACTGGTCGTGAAAACCGCCAACAAGAAGTCTCTGAAATTTCTCGTCAGTTGAAAATTCTAGCTAAGGAATTGAAAGTTCCAGTCATTGCTCTCAGTCAGTTATCTCGTGGAGTGGAACAGCGTCAGGATAAGAGACCAGTCTTGTCTGATATTCGTGAATCGGGTTCTATCGAGCAGGATGCGGATATCGTAGCTTTTCTATACCGTGACGACTACTACGATCGTGCTGGTGAAGAAGAGGAAGGAATTCCAAATAACAAGGTTGAGGTTATCATCGAGAAAAACCGTAGTGGAGCTCGTGGAACGGTGGAATTGATTTTCCAAAAAGAATACAATAAATTTTCAAGTATCTCAAAGAGGGAGGCATAA
- a CDS encoding DHH family phosphoesterase — protein MKKNNLIPFSAVWLGLATFGILTLLIIFSHNLAVTIIVLFLFVLLYLLLFVWQKKQYEKSEIEQIQYVNHQAENSLSTLLDQMPVGVLKLDLSSGEVEWFNPYAELILTTEEGEIDVELIQTIIKASVGNPGSYATLGETRYAVHMDKASGVLYFFDVSGEYEATVELVTSRPVIGVISVDNYDDLEDATSDSDISHINSFVANFVSEFASKYAMFSRRVGMDRFYVFTDYTVLEELMNDKFSVIDTFREESKQRQLALTLSMGFSYGDGNHEEIGKIALLNLNLAEVRGGDQVVVKENNETKNPVYFGGGTAASIKRTRTRTRAMMTAISDKIRSVDQVFVVGHKNLDMDALGSAVGMQLFASNIIENSYAVYDADHMPADIERAIQFLKKEDVTKLLSLTDAMKLVTNRSLLILVDHSKTALTLSKDFYDLFTQTIVIDHHRRDQDFPENAVITYIESGASSASELVTELIQFQNSKKNRLSRMQASVLMAGMMLDTKNFTSRVTSRTFDVASYLRTRGSDSIAIQEIAATDFEEYREVNELILQGRKLGSDILIAQAKDSMSYDTVVISKAADAMLAMSGIEASFVLAKNTQGFISISARSRSKINVQRIMEELGGGGHFNLAAAQIENMSLTEAGEKLTQLILEEAKEKEKEE, from the coding sequence ATGAAAAAAAATAATTTAATCCCGTTTTCTGCGGTCTGGCTAGGACTTGCAACTTTCGGAATCTTAACTTTGCTGATTATTTTTTCACATAATCTTGCTGTAACAATTATTGTTTTGTTTTTATTTGTACTGCTTTATTTGCTTTTATTTGTATGGCAAAAAAAACAGTATGAAAAGAGCGAAATTGAACAAATCCAATATGTAAATCACCAAGCTGAAAATAGCTTGAGTACTTTGCTTGATCAAATGCCGGTGGGAGTCCTGAAATTAGACTTATCAAGTGGAGAAGTAGAATGGTTTAATCCCTATGCTGAGCTGATTTTGACGACTGAAGAAGGGGAAATTGATGTTGAGTTAATTCAAACCATCATCAAGGCTTCTGTTGGGAATCCAGGTTCGTATGCTACCTTGGGCGAAACACGGTATGCTGTCCATATGGACAAGGCTTCGGGTGTTTTGTATTTCTTTGATGTTTCTGGGGAGTACGAAGCAACTGTTGAATTGGTAACTAGCCGTCCAGTCATTGGAGTCATCTCAGTAGATAACTATGATGATTTGGAGGATGCGACATCTGACTCCGATATCAGTCATATCAATAGTTTTGTAGCCAATTTTGTTTCAGAATTTGCTAGTAAGTATGCTATGTTTTCTCGCCGTGTGGGGATGGATCGTTTTTATGTATTCACAGATTACACGGTACTAGAGGAATTGATGAATGATAAATTCTCTGTTATTGATACTTTCCGAGAAGAATCAAAACAGAGGCAGCTAGCCCTAACTTTAAGTATGGGATTTTCTTATGGTGATGGAAACCATGAAGAGATAGGGAAAATTGCCTTGCTCAACTTGAACTTAGCAGAAGTTCGCGGTGGTGACCAGGTGGTGGTCAAGGAAAATAACGAAACCAAGAATCCTGTCTACTTTGGTGGAGGAACTGCTGCATCTATCAAACGTACTCGTACACGTACCAGAGCCATGATGACAGCCATTTCTGATAAGATTCGAAGTGTTGACCAAGTTTTTGTAGTCGGTCATAAAAATCTAGATATGGATGCTTTGGGCTCTGCTGTTGGTATGCAGTTGTTTGCAAGTAATATTATTGAGAACAGTTATGCTGTCTATGATGCAGACCATATGCCAGCAGATATCGAACGTGCTATTCAGTTCTTGAAGAAGGAAGATGTCACGAAACTTTTATCTCTTACAGATGCGATGAAGTTAGTTACAAACCGTTCATTATTGATTCTGGTGGATCATTCCAAGACGGCTTTGACTTTGTCAAAAGATTTTTATGATTTGTTCACGCAAACTATTGTTATTGACCATCATAGACGTGATCAGGATTTCCCTGAGAATGCAGTCATCACCTATATTGAAAGTGGGGCAAGTAGTGCCAGTGAGTTGGTCACAGAGTTGATTCAGTTCCAAAATTCTAAGAAGAATCGTTTGAGTCGTATGCAGGCCAGTGTTTTGATGGCTGGTATGATGCTGGATACCAAGAATTTCACATCTCGCGTGACGAGCCGAACCTTTGATGTGGCTAGCTATCTGAGAACACGGGGAAGTGACAGTATTGCTATCCAGGAGATTGCTGCGACAGATTTTGAAGAGTACCGTGAGGTAAATGAACTCATTTTACAAGGTCGTAAGTTAGGTTCAGATATCTTGATCGCCCAAGCTAAGGACTCAATGTCTTATGACACAGTCGTTATCAGTAAGGCTGCCGATGCTATGCTAGCCATGTCTGGTATTGAGGCTAGTTTCGTTCTGGCAAAAAATACACAAGGATTTATCTCTATCTCGGCTCGAAGTCGTAGTAAAATCAATGTGCAACGCATTATGGAAGAGTTGGGTGGCGGTGGTCACTTTAATCTAGCTGCCGCACAAATCGAGAATATGAGTCTAACAGAAGCAGGAGAAAAATTGACTCAACTAATCTTGGAAGAAGCAAAGGAAAAGGAGAAAGAAGAATGA
- the rplI gene encoding 50S ribosomal protein L9 translates to MKVIFLADVKGKGKKGEIKEVPTGYAQNFLIKKNLAKEATAQAVGELRGKQKSEEKAHAEMIAEAKAIKAKLEAEETVVEFVEKVGPDGRTFGSITNKKIAEELQKQFGIKIDKRNIQVQAPIRAVGLIDVPVKIYQDVTSVINLRVKEG, encoded by the coding sequence ATGAAAGTAATCTTTTTAGCAGATGTTAAAGGAAAAGGAAAAAAAGGCGAAATTAAGGAAGTGCCAACTGGCTACGCTCAAAACTTCCTGATTAAAAAGAATTTGGCCAAGGAAGCGACTGCTCAAGCAGTGGGTGAGTTGCGTGGAAAACAAAAATCAGAAGAAAAGGCTCATGCTGAAATGATTGCTGAAGCAAAAGCCATCAAGGCTAAGCTAGAAGCAGAAGAAACGGTTGTAGAGTTTGTTGAAAAGGTTGGACCAGATGGTCGTACATTTGGATCCATCACCAACAAGAAGATTGCAGAAGAATTGCAAAAGCAATTTGGTATCAAGATTGACAAACGCAATATTCAAGTGCAAGCACCAATTCGAGCAGTAGGTTTGATTGATGTACCAGTGAAGATCTACCAAGATGTTACCAGTGTCATCAATCTTCGTGTAAAAGAAGGTTAA
- a CDS encoding Veg family protein, whose product MSDAFTDVAKMKKIKEEIKAHEGQVVEMTLENGRKRQKNRLGKLIEVYPSLFIVEFGDVEGDKQANVYVESFTYSDILTEKNLIRYLDQES is encoded by the coding sequence ATGTCAGATGCATTTACAGATGTAGCCAAGATGAAAAAAATAAAAGAAGAGATCAAGGCACATGAGGGACAAGTCGTTGAAATGACTTTGGAGAATGGCCGTAAGCGCCAAAAAAATCGATTGGGTAAGCTAATTGAGGTTTATCCATCCCTATTTATCGTTGAATTTGGGGATGTTGAAGGAGATAAACAAGCTAATGTCTATGTTGAATCCTTCACCTACTCAGATATCTTGACAGAAAAGAACTTGATTCGCTATCTAGACCAAGAATCATAA